A segment of the Doryrhamphus excisus isolate RoL2022-K1 chromosome 7, RoL_Dexc_1.0, whole genome shotgun sequence genome:
TGACGGAGGGGTTGACGGAGTGGTAATGGAGGGGGTGACGGAGTGGTGACGGAGTGGTGACGGAGTAGTGGAGTGGTGACGGAGTGGTGATGGAGTAGTGGAGTGGTGATGGAGGGGTTGACGGAGTAGTGATGGAGTGGTGACGGAGTGGTGATGGAGGGGTTGACGGAGTGGTGATGGAGTAGTGGAGTAGTGATGGAgtagtaattatgactttttatgccACACTTTTTATGCCATcattctgactttttatctcatactcTGATCTCCATCTCCTAATGAAGACTTTCTTATGTGatcatttatactttttaatatcatcTGGACTTTTCTATCTCCTAGTTATGAGTTACGATCCCGCTGCTTGTGAGAGCGGAAGCGTTGACGCGAGTCTCCCGTTCGCTGCGATGGCATCTCGAGGCGTGCCCATAAAGAAGGTTTGTCGCTTTTAAAGATTGAGTGAAAGAAAGAAGACCAACCTCGAACAATCTGGAGCTGCtggaccatttcttctctgtaGGAAAGCTCTCGCTTCATTTGGTCCTGAAAATTATCTGGACCATGAATGCCACATCGTCACCACTCATACTCCGAATACATACGCAGcatagtacatatagtacatatagtacatacatatagtacacatactgtgtgtgtgtgtgtgtgtgtgtgtttcttggcTTTTACCTTTTAAATGTTGAAATTCTCGCTCCAGTTTTTTCCTCAGCTCCATCTGCTCCACAAGTTGCTTCTGCAGCTCCTCTGTGAAGGACACCACAAGGTCAGCTGTGTTCGGACATTTCATtaggaacaccccccccccaaaaaaaaacgctttgcCTGGAATAGAAGGTCAATAAAAggcttcttcttttgttgttcttttttttctcaaatccaaaatctaaaaatataaacGTGCCCCCCCCACAAGCGTCCTTGGATTAGTCTTCATGTTTCATGGTGGGGGGGTCTGCTGCTTCTTTTTTATtggctgaggggggggggtgaaatgaaatatttaaagagaaatacagcaaaaaggcaaaaatgctGGAATTTTGATATGAATCATTCATATCTTTTATTTcatatagtgtatatttatGAATTTACTAGTAGGGGCCGGGGGGCCgctgcagcttgttttttagTGGCCcccagcacaaaaaaaaaaccaaacacacaaaatggaaaaaaaatagacatgaaaaaaatggtgtTTATATTGCCTttaaagatcagtcaaaatcacccaaaatggccgccattggacgaaaaataaagtcaaaatattctgacaataaagtcataatattcaaagaaaaaaaatgtacaaggaGAAAAATTTCATATTTCTTTCTATTGTCAAaatgtgagcaaaaaaaaaagtgtcgcGTGAGGTCATCAAACTCAACGCCTCGCTTGctcgctcacggtgcaacaaaaactaAGACAAACTAAGGCAAAAATGCTAGAATTTGGATAGGAATCATTCATATCTTTTATTTCATATAAAGCAGCCCCAAgcgtatttatgtatttactagTAGGGGCCGGGGGGGCCACTTGTGGCctgcagctcattttttttagtgGCCCCccagcaccaaaaaaaaaacacaaaatgaaaaaaatggagcAGAAATATGGATACTATCAATTCATAacccaaatatttaaaattgaaaGCATACTTTCATTTGTCTGTATGGGTGGGGGGGCATTTtgctgaaatattgatactcATAATTCATAACCTTTAaatatgttaattattttttcttttttttttaaaccttaatattgatatttttatattgatttatatttCTGTATGTGGCCTGGCGGGAgttggagggggagggggggggttctgattgcccccccccagcacttattaaaacaaaaaaatagtgaaaatttagcaaaaaggttaaaaagaagctgaaatattgatactatcataactggaaaaaaatgaatggggggtgctaaaatattgatatacatAATTCATAAGCTTTAATATTAATCATTTGATATTTCTGTGTGTTTCCCATTAAGAAGGacgggggagggtggggggggtcctATATTGGCTTATAGCTTATTGTAGAAATAAGAgactaaaaaatataaaataacaaaaatgcaaaaaaattgagcaaaaatgcagaaatttaaataaaaattatgaaatattgaCATCAATCATTCATAACACTCTTTTTAAACGTGTCAAATAtccaaatgccccccccccccccaagcttcCTGTACGGGTGACATCAGGTGTGGCCGAAGCCTCCAGGCTGCGTGGGGCCCGAGATATGAGCATCCTATCCtcggcagtgtgtgtgtgtgtgtgtgtagggggggggttccttccttccttccaagcGTTTAAAAATAATTAGCTGCCGTGCCTGGGGGGTACGTATGGATATGAATAGCCTGGAAAGCATTTGCCAAATAATGGGCCTTTTTAGTGCTCGAcactaaatattattaaaatgattcccagattattatcattattatgaaatttttttttttttttacctttggcCATGTTCTCCAGGTCTCCTTCGTGGAGGCTGATATCGATACGTAAGGATCCATCGGCTGGAAGAGAaacatattgatattaataataataataataataataataataataatagaaaagagctataataataaatgtcagCATCCGggatgaaaatgaatgaccTTGTTTGTCCTTCGGCTCCCGATAAGGTGTGATGTTTCCTGGCGTTTGGGACACGTGCCGCACACCTGAAGACggaaaagtatttttaattttgttgtttcaAGGGAATAAAAAGAAACAAGAAGCCATCACCTTCCGGTCTGCGGGGGCTGCAGCTGGATGGCTCGGGGGGCTCCAACGCCTTTTCATGCACCtggaaaaaatatgcttttatagCTAAATGCAGGACCTTAcactatggggggggggggagaattCCTAGTGAGGAACACTGCAACAATTAATGGAAAACCGCTAGGAATGGAAATGagatccaacctgatggagagGGGATGAATCCCGGCTCGgcgtgtcctcctcctcctcggatGCCGTGTGCACAGAGTCCGcggcggggctgcacggtgcgaGTTGCTCCCGGATCGGCTCCTCGTCCTCCTGCCCACGATTGGACTCCACGTCCACGTCCgggtcgtcgtcgtcgtcatcatccGGAGTGTCTCTATCCGGGGACGCGGACCTATAACTGGAGGTCTCGCTGATAAAGTCCGGGGATAAGTACCCGGGCCGCACGGCGTAGACGTCTCGGTTCCCGTAAAGCTTAGCGATGCTTTCTGAGTCCTTGACGACGGGCCGGAAGGCCGAGATGTATGTCGTCTTCCTGTGGGGGGGCTCTTCCGACGGCTTGTCGTTGTCCTTTATGTTGCTGGATCCAGCGTGGTCTTTGGGGGTGTTTGCGCCTCGTTCGCTTTGGTCCGGCCCGGGCACATCCAGAGGTTTCGGGTATGGTGGCATAGGAAGGCCGCCGGCTGCGGGCCAGAAAACTGGGAAAGCGGGGTATATGGCGTCCTTTGCGGAGGGCCAGTAGACACCAGGGACGTTCGATTTGCTCACATCCGGGACGCCGTCGCTTTTCTTGGGGCACAATCCGTACCCAGCGAAGCCGTACGGTGGGTGCGGAAACAAGGGCGGAGGGATTTTTTGAAGCACGCCGAAGTTCTTACTCGGCACCGGAATGAGCGGGTAGCTGCGCGCGCCGCTCGCTGACGTCGGGTTCGAGTTCGGCGCGCACCTGTCGTCGTCGAGGCCGCGGAGACGCTTGTTCGCCACTTCCGGGGACGCGGCGCGGCCGAGCGCGGAGGAAACATGCGCTTTCAGTGCCCCCTCCGCGGGAAGCGTTCTCTTTCTGCTACCCCCGTTGAACATGGCTTTGACGTCCTCCCACGCGTGGTTG
Coding sequences within it:
- the LOC131132061 gene encoding SKI family transcriptional corepressor 1 homolog-B-like isoform X1, which translates into the protein MESVPGRESSLSPSPKQDTIGHPGALKPNQVSETSLYGVPIVSLVIDGKERLCLAQISNTLLKNYSYNEIHNRRVALGITCVQCTPVQLELLRRAGAMPISSRRCGMITKREAERLCKSFLGAHSPPKLPENFAFDVSHECAWGCRGSFIPARYNSSRAKCIKCGLCSMYFSPNKFIFHSHRTPESKYTQPDAANFNSWRRHLKLTEKKPSEDINHAWEDVKAMFNGGSRKRTLPAEGALKAHVSSALGRAASPEVANKRLRGLDDDRCAPNSNPTSASGARSYPLIPVPSKNFGVLQKIPPPLFPHPPYGFAGYGLCPKKSDGVPDVSKSNVPGVYWPSAKDAIYPAFPVFWPAAGGLPMPPYPKPLDVPGPDQSERGANTPKDHAGSSNIKDNDKPSEEPPHRKTTYISAFRPVVKDSESIAKLYGNRDVYAVRPGYLSPDFISETSSYRSASPDRDTPDDDDDDDPDVDVESNRGQEDEEPIREQLAPCSPAADSVHTASEEEEDTPSRDSSPLHQVHEKALEPPEPSSCSPRRPEGVRHVSQTPGNITPYREPKDKQADGSLRIDISLHEGDLENMAKEELQKQLVEQMELRKKLEREFQHLKDNFQDQMKRELSYREEMVQQLQIVREAHDALHHFSCKMLTPRQCSGACTFKPPLLPP
- the LOC131132061 gene encoding SKI family transcriptional corepressor 1 homolog-B-like isoform X3 — translated: MESVPGRESSLSPSPKQDTIGHPGALKPNQVSETSLYGVPIVSLVIDGKERLCLAQISNTLLKNYSYNEIHNRRVALGITCVQCTPVQLELLRRAGAMPISSRRCGMITKREAERLCKSFLGAHSPPKLPENFAFDVSHECAWGCRGSFIPARYNSSRAKCIKCGLCSMYFSPNKFIFHSHRTPESKYTQPDAANFNSWRRHLKLTEKKPSEDINHAWEDVKAMFNGGSRKRTLPAEGALKAHVSSALGRAASPEVANKRLRGLDDDRCAPNSNPTSASGARSYPLIPVPSKNFGVLQKIPPPLFPHPPYGFAGYGLCPKKSDGVPDVSKSNVPGVYWPSAKDAIYPAFPVFWPAAGGLPMPPYPKPLDVPGPDQSERGANTPKDHAGSSNIKDNDKPSEEPPHRKTTYISAFRPVVKDSESIAKLYGNRDVYAVRPGYLSPDFISETSSYRSASPDRDTPDDDDDDDPDVDVESNRGQEDEEPIREQLAPCSPAADSVHTASEEEEDTPSRDSSPLHQVHEKALEPPEPSSCSPRRPEGVRHVSQTPGNITPYREPKDKQADGSLRIDISLHEGDLENMAKEELQKQLVEQMELRKKLEREFQHLKDNFQDQMKRELSYREEMVQQLQIVRGSGEISRRVLTDGLVPPQKLTTPFITSPARC
- the LOC131132061 gene encoding SKI family transcriptional corepressor 1 homolog-B-like isoform X4 — encoded protein: MESVPGRESSLSPSPKQDTIGHPGALKPNQVSETSLYGVPIVSLVIDGKERLCLAQISNTLLKNYSYNEIHNRRVALGITCVQCTPVQLELLRRAGAMPISSRRCGMITKREAERLCKSFLGAHSPPKLPENFAFDVSHECAWGCRGSFIPARYNSSRAKCIKCGLCSMYFSPNKFIFHSHRTPESKYTQPDAANFNSWRRHLKLTEKKPSEDINHAWEDVKAMFNGGSRKRTLPAEGALKAHVSSALGRAASPEVANKRLRGLDDDRCAPNSNPTSASGARSYPLIPVPSKNFGVLQKIPPPLFPHPPYGFAGYGLCPKKSDGVPDVSKSNVPGVYWPSAKDAIYPAFPVFWPAAGGLPMPPYPKPLDVPGPDQSERGANTPKDHAGSSNIKDNDKPSEEPPHRKTTYISAFRPVVKDSESIAKLYGNRDVYAVRPGYLSPDFISETSSYRSASPDRDTPDDDDDDDPDVDVESNRGQEDEEPIREQLAPCSPAADSVHTASEEEEDTPSRDSSPLHQVHEKALEPPEPSSCSPRRPEGVRHVSQTPGNITPYREPKDKQADGSLRIDISLHEGDLENMAKEELQKQLVEQMELRKKLEREFQHLKGPNEARAFLQRRNGPAAPDCSRSSRRPSSLLLQDADPSAV
- the LOC131132061 gene encoding SKI family transcriptional corepressor 1 homolog-B-like isoform X5 — translated: MESVPGRESSLSPSPKQDTIGHPGALKPNQVSETSLYGVPIVSLVIDGKERLCLAQISNTLLKNYSYNEIHNRRVALGITCVQCTPVQLELLRRAGAMPISSRRCGMITKREAERLCKSFLGAHSPPKLPENFAFDVSHECAWGCRGSFIPARYNSSRAKCIKCGLCSMYFSPNKFIFHSHRTPESKYTQPDAANFNSWRRHLKLTEKKPSEDINHAWEDVKAMFNGGSRKRTLPAEGALKAHVSSALGRAASPEVANKRLRGLDDDRCAPNSNPTSASGARSYPLIPVPSKNFGVLQKIPPPLFPHPPYGFAGYGLCPKKSDGVPDVSKSNVPGVYWPSAKDAIYPAFPVFWPAAGGLPMPPYPKPLDVPGPDQSERGANTPKDHAGSSNIKDNDKPSEEPPHRKTTYISAFRPVVKDSESIAKLYGNRDVYAVRPGYLSPDFISETSSYRSASPDRDTPDDDDDDDPDVDVESNRGQEDEEPIREQLAPCSPAADSVHTASEEEEDTPSRDSSPLHQVHEKALEPPEPSSCSPRRPEGVRHVSQTPGNITPYREPKDKQADGSLRIDISLHEGDLENMAKEELQKQLVEQMELRKKLEREFQHLKGPNEARAFLQRRNGPAAPDCSSSRRPSSLLLQDADPSAV
- the LOC131132061 gene encoding SKI family transcriptional corepressor 1 homolog-B-like isoform X6, whose protein sequence is MESVPGRESSLSPSPKQDTIGHPGALKPNQVSETSLYGVPIVSLVIDGKERLCLAQISNTLLKNYSYNEIHNRRVALGITCVQCTPVQLELLRRAGAMPISSRRCGMITKREAERLCKSFLGAHSPPKLPENFAFDVSHECAWGCRGSFIPARYNSSRAKCIKCGLCSMYFSPNKFIFHSHRTPESKYTQPDAANFNSWRRHLKLTEKKPSEDINHAWEDVKAMFNGGSRKRTLPAEGALKAHVSSALGRAASPEVANKRLRGLDDDRCAPNSNPTSASGARSYPLIPVPSKNFGVLQKIPPPLFPHPPYGFAGYGLCPKKSDGVPDVSKSNVPGVYWPSAKDAIYPAFPVFWPAAGGLPMPPYPKPLDVPGPDQSERGANTPKDHAGSSNIKDNDKPSEEPPHRKTTYISAFRPVVKDSESIAKLYGNRDVYAVRPGYLSPDFISETSSYRSASPDRDTPDDDDDDDPDVDVESNRGQEDEEPIREQLAPCSPAADSVHTASEEEEDTPSRDSSPLHQVHEKALEPPEPSSCSPRRPEGVRHVSQTPGNITPYREPKDKQADGSLRIDISLHEGDLENMAKEELQKQLVEQMELRKKLEREFQHLKGPNEARAFLQRRNGPAAPDCSRKW
- the LOC131132061 gene encoding SKI family transcriptional corepressor 1 homolog-B-like isoform X2, translated to MESVPGRESSLSPSPKQDTIGHPGALKPNQVSETSLYGVPIVSLVIDGKERLCLAQISNTLLKNYSYNEIHNRRVALGITCVQCTPVQLELLRRAGAMPISSRRCGMITKREAERLCKSFLGAHSPPKLPENFAFDVSHECAWGCRGSFIPARYNSSRAKCIKCGLCSMYFSPNKFIFHSHRTPESKYTQPDAANFNSWRRHLKLTEKKPSEDINHAWEDVKAMFNGGSRKRTLPAEGALKAHVSSALGRAASPEVANKRLRGLDDDRCAPNSNPTSASGARSYPLIPVPSKNFGVLQKIPPPLFPHPPYGFAGYGLCPKKSDGVPDVSKSNVPGVYWPSAKDAIYPAFPVFWPAAGGLPMPPYPKPLDVPGPDQSERGANTPKDHAGSSNIKDNDKPSEEPPHRKTTYISAFRPVVKDSESIAKLYGNRDVYAVRPGYLSPDFISETSSYRSASPDRDTPDDDDDDDPDVDVESNRGQEDEEPIREQLAPCSPAADSVHTASEEEEDTPSRDSSPLHQVHEKALEPPEPSSCSPRRPEGVRHVSQTPGNITPYREPKDKQADGSLRIDISLHEGDLENMAKEELQKQLVEQMELRKKLEREFQHLKDNFQDQMKRELSYREEMVQQLQIVRAHDALHHFSCKMLTPRQCSGACTFKPPLLPP